In the genome of Pseudomonas sp. LBUM920, one region contains:
- a CDS encoding HU family DNA-binding protein, which produces MRKPELAAAIAEKADLTKEQANRVLNAVLEEITGALHRKDSVTLVGFGTFLQRHRGARTGKNPQTGEPVKIKASNTVAFKPGKSLKDSVNP; this is translated from the coding sequence ATGCGTAAACCAGAACTCGCAGCCGCCATCGCTGAAAAAGCGGATCTCACCAAAGAACAGGCCAACCGCGTACTCAACGCCGTTCTCGAAGAAATCACCGGCGCCCTGCACCGCAAGGACAGCGTCACACTGGTTGGATTCGGCACCTTCCTGCAACGCCACCGCGGCGCCCGCACCGGCAAAAACCCGCAAACCGGTGAGCCGGTGAAGATCAAGGCCAGCAACACCGTTGCGTTCAAGCCGGGCAAGTCGCTCAAAGACAGCGTCAACCCGTAA